In Chlorobiota bacterium, the sequence TGGTTAGATAGCCCGCGCGCCCACGTTCGGCCCGCTCGGCCATCATCTTCTCTCCATCTTCGGTGGCGGTGTACACCGGGGAATCAATCACCACAACGGCTCCGCCGGGCCGGACCACGCGCAACGCTTCATCCAGCAATTCGCCTTGCTGCAGGGCGTAGTGGAACGCGCCGTTGAAGACCACCAGATCGAACGCTGCATCGGCAAATGGAAGCCGCGCAAAGTCGGCACGGACCCGCTGGAAACTGACCGGAAGCGATGCAAGGAAATGGCTTCCCGCGCCCAGCCCGTCGCGGGGGTCGTCGTCAAGGTCCAGGGCGGTTGCGCGGTTGCCCCACTCGGCAAGCCAGCGCGTCAGCCAGCAGTTCCCGGCCCCGGCATCCAGAATATCCAGCTGGCGGCCAGGAAATCGTTCCTGCAAAAACGTCCGCAACCACTCCATGCTTCCCCGCCGCTGGTCCCATTCTTTTTTGAACGGATGATCGTCCGCAACCTCCGGCAGCCCCACGTACCACGCCGCCTCGGCTCCGCCCCGCTTCTCCGTTCGGCGAATCCGGCGGTACTGGTCAAGGAAATCGCGATGGAGAGGGAGTTGTTCGGATGTGAGGAAATCATAGATGCCGTCGCGGGGTTCGAAGGTGCGGCCGCAGGCAACGCAGGCAATGTTGGCAGCTTGGGTCCGGCACTCTGCCGCGCAATGGGGGCAGCGGAAGATGGAGTTCATTTGGTGTGTGTTGATGAGGTTGGGAAGCTGGTTTCTTGGTGTTGATTAGTTTGCGGCATGCCGAAGCCCGCACGCAGCAACGCACCCGCGGCAACGATGATACCGTTTTGCCCACAACCAGCCATCACCATTGTGCCACACCATTTTGCCACAGCATGGACCGTTTGAACCGATTGGTCGCCATCACACTCCGCCTGCAAAGCCGCCGCATCGTGCGGGCCGAAGACTTAGCGGAAGATTTCGGCATCAGCGTCCGCACCGTCTATCGTGACTTGCGGGCGTTGGAGGAAGCGGGGCTTCCAATTTATGCCGAGGCCGGAAAAGGCTACAGCCTTCTGGAAGGATATCACCTTCCGCCGGTGATGTTC encodes:
- a CDS encoding class I SAM-dependent methyltransferase, which codes for MNSIFRCPHCAAECRTQAANIACVACGRTFEPRDGIYDFLTSEQLPLHRDFLDQYRRIRRTEKRGGAEAAWYVGLPEVADDHPFKKEWDQRRGSMEWLRTFLQERFPGRQLDILDAGAGNCWLTRWLAEWGNRATALDLDDDPRDGLGAGSHFLASLPVSFQRVRADFARLPFADAAFDLVVFNGAFHYALQQGELLDEALRVVRPGGAVVVIDSPVYTATEDGEKMMAERAERGRAGYLTIMGLNDLANARGLKLEVFTPGLGFGGWLRKQLSEIRRGREIAMMDRIVFNKASVG